The DNA region CAAGGTGGCGAAGAATGTTGAATTTCACTCCACAATCCAGTACGGCAATCGACCTCTTTCCTTCCGATGACCAGATATAAGGCTTGCGGGTTGTAACCTGCCAAACCAGATCCAATCCAGTCATTTTTGGAATCGACCGGGCCTTACTTACCAGAGAAGATGGGTTGAGATCGATCGAAGACAACACACCCCGCATGGCCCCCTGTTCTCGGATGTGGCGCGTGAGAGCCCGGGTATCGACCCTCTCCAGACCAAATATACCATGATCGGACAAATAACTGTCGAGGGTCGAGCAAAAACGCCGATTTCCGATGAGGGGACTGTTTTCCCGGACAATAAAACCTGCGGCATGAAGCGAAGCTGATTCGACATCGTCCTGGTTGATACCATAGTTGCCGATGAGCGGGTAGGTCATGGTCACGATTTGACCACAGTAGGAAGGGTCGGTGAGGATTTCCTGATAGCCGGTCATACTGGTGTTGAAAACGACTTCACCACTTTTCTCTCCAGGTGCTCCAAATGCGGTACCCGAAAAGACGCAGCCATCCTCCAAGGCAAGCAGTGCTTTCATTCCTTTTAACACCCTCGCAACAATATATCATGCCTGTCAAGAACAAAAAGCCACTTAATCGCATAGCTTGCTGAAGTGCGATGATGGTCTTCTCCGACTCAGGAAGAAGAAGGTTTTTCAGAAGGAACCGAATACTGGCAGGCTATCTGTCTTTCCGGAACGGTTTTATGTTGTCGCGAAACCCAGTTATAGTACAGGCTGGCAGGCAGGAAATAAGATAGATGTTTGAGGTTGCGGGGGATCCGCCGGGTGATGGAACTTAGCGAGTAAAAGCGGCTGTATAAATATCGGTGGCCAGCTTGAAGCCGCTCGACAGTCATTTTCGCCGGGTGATATACAACATGCGAAAAATCGTATTGTGACCAGTCATAATTAAAAATCCGGCCATCTTTTTTAAAGGTATCAAAGATTTCCGTACCCGGCAAGGGAGTCAAAATATTGAAGGAAGCAAAATCTATTTTTGCTTCTTCGATAAAACGAAGGGTACTGGAAAAAACCGATTCATCATCGTCATCAAAACCGAACACAAAAGAACCAACGACCATAATCCCATGTCGATGAAAATTCTCTACAAGTTTTTTGTAACGCTCTACGGAATTAAACATTTTGCGCATATTTTTCAAGTTGACTTCATTAATTGATTCAAAGCCAACGAACAGAGAAATGCATCCACTTTTTTGAGCCAGTCGAATCAGTTCATCGTCTTCCGCCATCTTCACCGTTCCCTGGCTAACCCATTTTTTTCTCAGGGGAACCAAAGCACGAAAGAGCTCTTTGGAATACCTTGGGTTGCCGACGATGTTATCGTCCAAAAATCCGATAAACCGCTTTGAACAGCTTGCGACTTCCCGAATTACGTCTTCTAGCGGACGATGGCGGTATTTCCTGCCGTTGAAGGTAGACACCGAGCAAAAACCACATTGGTGCGGACAACCCCGGGTGGTTTGAAAAACATGCTTGAGTAGATAGCGATCCTTTAAGAGTTCGTGACGGGGTGAGGGCATGTTTTCCAAACAGGGGAAATTTTCACTTCTGTAGGTCGGTTGCAAAGTTCCGGATTGCGCATCCTCCAGCACTCGTTTCCACAGGCCCTCTGCTTCGCCGAC from Atribacteraceae bacterium includes:
- the carA gene encoding glutamine-hydrolyzing carbamoyl-phosphate synthase small subunit, which produces MKALLALEDGCVFSGTAFGAPGEKSGEVVFNTSMTGYQEILTDPSYCGQIVTMTYPLIGNYGINQDDVESASLHAAGFIVRENSPLIGNRRFCSTLDSYLSDHGIFGLERVDTRALTRHIREQGAMRGVLSSIDLNPSSLVSKARSIPKMTGLDLVWQVTTRKPYIWSSEGKRSIAVLDCGVKFNILRHLARRECRVLVYPADTKPSEILDSRPDGILLSNGPGDPSALPYVIDFTRAVLGKLPIFGVCLGHQIMAQALGAKTYKLKFGHHGGNHPVKELKSGTISITAQNHGFAVDTATISSCDIEATHINLNDNTLEGFRHRVLPLFSVQFHPEAGPGPNDTTAVFDQFISMAEDYRAQKN
- a CDS encoding radical SAM protein, coding for MNILLVSPKTVLIPKKKARFVPFPQASLPLIAALTPPEHKVQIVDERLEEINFSGKYDLVGITVMTGTAPRAYFVADEFRRRGTKVVMGGIHPSALPEEALLHADSVVVGEAEGLWKRVLEDAQSGTLQPTYRSENFPCLENMPSPRHELLKDRYLLKHVFQTTRGCPHQCGFCSVSTFNGRKYRHRPLEDVIREVASCSKRFIGFLDDNIVGNPRYSKELFRALVPLRKKWVSQGTVKMAEDDELIRLAQKSGCISLFVGFESINEVNLKNMRKMFNSVERYKKLVENFHRHGIMVVGSFVFGFDDDDESVFSSTLRFIEEAKIDFASFNILTPLPGTEIFDTFKKDGRIFNYDWSQYDFSHVVYHPAKMTVERLQAGHRYLYSRFYSLSSITRRIPRNLKHLSYFLPASLYYNWVSRQHKTVPERQIACQYSVPSEKPSSS